One Betta splendens chromosome 16, fBetSpl5.4, whole genome shotgun sequence genomic window carries:
- the slc50a1 gene encoding sugar transporter SWEET1 translates to MDLLQFLSWTCIVFTVGMFSTGLTDLKKMRETKSADNIQFLPFLTTCLNNLGWLYYGLLKSDQTIVLVNIIGALLQILYIVVYLHYTQQKRKVMCHTLAAGMVLTGGWFYFTTLLPEGDTRLSQLGLTCSIVTVSMYLSPLTDLVAIVRSGNVQCLSFPLTVATFFTSTSWVLYGFQLEDNYIVVPNTPGIITSLIRFYLFWRFRSVSHSLSSYKSLQI, encoded by the exons ATGGATTTGCTGCAGTTTCTATCATGGACCTGCATTGTGTTTACAGTCGGGATGTTCTCGACTGGACT GACCGACCTGAAGAAGATGCGAGAAACCAAAAGTGCAGACAACATTCAGTTTCTGCCTTTTCTCACTACATGCCTTAA CAACCTCGGCTGGTTGTATTATGGGCTACTGAAGAGCGACCAGACGATTGTGCTGGTCAATATTATAGGAGCTCTCCTCCAGATCCTCTACATCGTTGTGTATCTCCACTACACGCAACAAAAG AGGAAGGTGATGTGCCACACGCTTGCAGCAGGAATGGTGCTGACTGGTGGCTGGTTCTATTTCACCACACTTCTTCCTGAGGGGGACACTCGACTCAGCCAGCTGGGCCTCACCTGCAGCATAGTCACTGTCAGCATGTATCTGTCTCCACTCACTGATCTG GTAGCGATCGTGCGTAGCGGGAATGTGCAGTGTTTGTCCTTCCCCTTGACTGTAGCCACCTTCTTCACTTCAACCTCCTGGGTTCTCTATGGCTTCCAGCTGGAAGACAACTATATAGTG GTTCCAAACACCCCTGGAATAATCACCAGTCTCATCAGATTTTATCTCTTTTGGAGATTTAGGTCTGTCAGTCACAGTTTATCTTCCTACAAGTCTTTGCAGATATGA